One Halobacterium sp. DL1 DNA window includes the following coding sequences:
- a CDS encoding carbon monoxide dehydrogenase codes for MTTHDITLTVNGTDHDLTVESRTLLVHALRDELGYTGTNVGCESSLCGACTVRLDGDAVKSCTALAVQADGAEIQTVEGLSTGGDLHPIQQGFQEEHGLQCGYCTPGMMLSAADLLEENPDPDREEVREALEGNLCRCTGYQNIVNAVQNAAEQMGTTGGDAAADDVAAADGGRELDLTADYPTDDGGDSE; via the coding sequence ATGACGACACACGACATCACGCTGACGGTGAACGGTACGGACCACGACCTCACGGTCGAGTCTCGAACTCTGCTCGTACACGCGCTCCGTGACGAACTCGGCTACACGGGCACGAACGTCGGTTGCGAGAGTAGCCTCTGTGGGGCGTGCACGGTGCGCCTCGACGGCGACGCGGTGAAGTCCTGTACGGCGCTCGCCGTGCAGGCCGACGGCGCGGAGATACAGACCGTCGAGGGGCTCTCGACGGGCGGCGACCTCCACCCGATACAGCAGGGGTTCCAGGAGGAACACGGCCTGCAGTGTGGCTACTGCACGCCGGGGATGATGCTCTCCGCGGCGGACCTCCTGGAGGAGAACCCGGACCCCGACCGCGAAGAGGTCCGGGAGGCTCTCGAGGGGAACCTCTGTCGCTGCACGGGCTACCAGAACATCGTGAACGCGGTCCAGAACGCCGCCGAGCAGATGGGAACGACCGGCGGTGACGCGGCGGCGGACGACGTCGCCGCGGCCGACGGCGGGAGAGAGTTGGACCTGACAGCGGACTATCCGACCGACGATGGGGGTGATTCGGAATGA
- a CDS encoding carbon-monoxide dehydrogenase, translated as MTIDSVDPDDVDAADILGSAIERREDPSLITGDAEYTDDIELPNTAHMAILRSRYAHADIEDVDTSGAEEMDGVIGAYTHEDLARDDTPGNLPFMLPVAWLLPSLNDVDHPILADGRVRYQGDAIAVVVAEERYLAHDALDEVDVDYERREAVTGPGEALADDAPGLHDDAEGNVALDWEIGDAEKTDEAFADADRVVEFEADNQLLIPNAMEPRAAVADYTPGDDELEVFMTTQNPHVHRLLMSGVLDHPEHKLRIKAPDVGGGFGSKIHHYADEALVAWTAKHLERPVKWVATRSETYMTDAQGRGHETTAELAVSDDGDIEGFRVDTQANLGAYLSTFAPAVPTYLYGTLLSGQYDIPAIHCSVEGAFTNVPPVDAYRGAGRPEASFVVERMMHLAARELDMDPTEFRRRNFVDSEDFPFETQVAVVYDSGDYEKPMQEAKDLVDYDEFRERQEQAREEGRYLGIGFSCYIEACGLAPSELAGQLGAQAGLWESSIVRFHPSGTVTAFCGTSDHGQGHGTTYAQIVANELGVPYDDVDVVEGDTDEIPHGMGTYGSRSAAVGGSSLVKSAEKVVEKGKRIAAHQLEADPDDVEFADGEYSVAGAPDRSMGIQDVAAQSYLAHDMPEGEEPGLEATSFYDPDNFVFPFGTHVAIVEVDPESGEIEFERYVAVDDVGNQINPKIVEGQIHGGVAQGVGQALYEGAEYDENGSLLTGSMQDYAVPKAEHIPEMETESTVTPSPHNPLGVKGVGEAGTIAAPQAVVNAVSDALEPFGVDGVEMPMTEERVWRAVNDQATADGSGERGDADADEGGET; from the coding sequence ATGACCATCGACTCCGTCGACCCGGACGACGTCGACGCCGCGGACATCCTCGGGTCGGCCATCGAGCGCCGCGAGGACCCCTCGCTCATCACGGGCGACGCCGAGTACACGGACGACATCGAACTGCCAAACACGGCGCACATGGCTATCCTCAGGAGCCGGTACGCCCACGCCGACATCGAGGACGTCGACACGAGCGGCGCCGAGGAGATGGACGGTGTCATCGGCGCGTACACGCACGAGGACCTGGCCCGGGATGACACACCGGGGAACCTCCCGTTCATGCTACCGGTGGCGTGGCTGCTGCCGAGCCTGAACGACGTCGACCACCCGATACTCGCGGACGGTCGGGTGCGCTACCAGGGCGACGCCATCGCGGTGGTCGTCGCCGAGGAGCGCTACCTCGCCCACGACGCACTCGACGAGGTCGACGTCGACTACGAGCGCCGGGAGGCGGTGACAGGTCCGGGCGAGGCGCTCGCGGACGACGCGCCCGGACTCCACGACGACGCCGAGGGCAACGTCGCCCTCGACTGGGAGATCGGCGACGCGGAGAAGACCGACGAGGCGTTCGCGGACGCCGACCGCGTCGTGGAGTTCGAGGCGGACAACCAGCTCCTCATCCCGAACGCGATGGAACCCCGGGCAGCGGTGGCCGACTACACGCCCGGTGACGACGAGCTGGAGGTGTTCATGACGACCCAGAACCCCCACGTCCACCGGCTCCTCATGTCGGGCGTGCTCGACCACCCCGAGCACAAGCTCCGCATCAAGGCGCCGGACGTCGGCGGCGGGTTCGGGAGCAAGATCCACCACTACGCCGACGAGGCGCTCGTGGCGTGGACCGCCAAACACCTCGAACGGCCCGTGAAGTGGGTCGCCACGCGCTCGGAGACGTACATGACAGACGCACAGGGCCGCGGCCACGAGACCACCGCCGAACTCGCGGTGAGCGACGACGGCGACATCGAGGGGTTCCGCGTCGACACGCAGGCGAACCTCGGGGCGTACCTCTCGACGTTCGCGCCCGCGGTGCCGACGTACCTCTACGGCACGCTGCTGTCGGGCCAGTACGACATCCCCGCCATCCACTGCTCGGTGGAGGGCGCGTTCACGAACGTCCCGCCGGTCGACGCCTACCGCGGCGCGGGCCGCCCGGAGGCGTCGTTCGTCGTCGAGCGCATGATGCACCTCGCCGCGCGGGAACTCGACATGGACCCAACGGAGTTCCGCCGCCGGAACTTCGTCGACAGCGAGGACTTCCCGTTCGAGACGCAGGTCGCCGTGGTCTACGACAGCGGCGACTACGAGAAGCCGATGCAGGAGGCCAAGGACCTCGTGGACTACGACGAGTTCCGCGAGCGCCAGGAGCAGGCCCGCGAGGAGGGCCGCTATCTCGGCATCGGGTTCTCCTGCTACATCGAGGCGTGTGGGCTCGCCCCCTCGGAGCTGGCGGGGCAGCTCGGCGCACAGGCGGGACTCTGGGAGTCCAGCATCGTGCGCTTCCACCCGTCGGGGACGGTGACGGCGTTCTGTGGCACCTCCGACCACGGGCAGGGCCACGGCACGACGTACGCCCAGATCGTCGCGAACGAACTCGGCGTCCCCTACGACGACGTCGACGTCGTCGAGGGCGACACGGACGAGATTCCCCACGGCATGGGGACGTACGGCTCGCGGAGCGCCGCGGTCGGCGGGAGTTCGCTCGTGAAGAGCGCCGAGAAGGTCGTCGAGAAGGGGAAGCGCATCGCCGCCCACCAGCTCGAGGCCGACCCGGACGACGTCGAGTTCGCCGACGGCGAGTACAGCGTCGCCGGCGCGCCCGACCGCTCGATGGGCATCCAGGACGTCGCCGCGCAGTCCTACCTCGCCCACGACATGCCCGAGGGCGAGGAGCCGGGCCTGGAGGCGACGTCGTTCTACGACCCGGACAACTTCGTCTTCCCGTTCGGCACGCACGTCGCCATCGTGGAGGTCGACCCCGAGTCCGGCGAGATCGAGTTCGAGCGCTACGTCGCGGTCGACGACGTCGGCAACCAGATCAACCCGAAGATCGTGGAGGGGCAGATCCACGGCGGCGTCGCGCAGGGCGTCGGCCAGGCCCTCTACGAGGGCGCCGAGTACGACGAGAACGGCAGCCTCCTGACGGGGTCGATGCAGGACTACGCGGTGCCGAAGGCCGAGCACATCCCCGAGATGGAGACCGAGTCGACGGTGACCCCGAGCCCGCACAACCCGCTCGGCGTGAAGGGCGTCGGGGAGGCGGGCACCATCGCCGCGCCGCAGGCCGTCGTGAACGCCGTCTCGGACGCGCTCGAGCCGTTCGGCGTCGACGGCGTGGAGATGCCGATGACCGAGGAGCGCGTCTGGCGCGCGGTCAACGACCAGGCCACCGCGGACGGCAGCGGGGAGCGCGGGGATGCGGACGCGGACGAGGGGGGTGAGACCTGA
- a CDS encoding molybdopterin dehydrogenase, whose protein sequence is MFPDEFDYHEAESVDHAVELLGEYGGQVELLAGGHSLLPAMKTGLSSPDVLVDLGDVDELHGVRADGDTLSIGAMTRYSDLVDSEAAQEHAPAMTAAVAEVGDAQVRNRGTVGGNLAHADPASDLPGAALASDATLVAQGPDGEREIPVEEFFYGMYATDLAEDEILKRVDVPAADGAVGAYAKKPSPSSGYAIIGVSVLLDVDDGTVENARVGANGAVGQGVLLPTVADAIEGESIDDDSAADAASRATEDVDETMLMDDLQASGEFRAQLLELYTERALLDAAAEASAPAAAD, encoded by the coding sequence ATGTTCCCAGACGAGTTCGACTACCACGAGGCGGAGTCGGTCGACCACGCGGTCGAACTACTCGGCGAGTACGGCGGCCAGGTGGAACTGCTCGCGGGCGGCCACAGCCTGCTGCCCGCGATGAAGACAGGGCTGTCGAGCCCCGACGTGCTCGTCGACCTCGGCGACGTCGACGAACTCCACGGCGTGCGCGCCGACGGCGACACGCTCTCCATCGGCGCGATGACGCGGTACAGCGACCTCGTCGACTCCGAGGCCGCCCAGGAGCACGCGCCGGCGATGACCGCGGCCGTCGCCGAGGTCGGCGACGCGCAGGTGCGCAACCGAGGAACAGTCGGCGGCAACCTCGCGCACGCCGACCCCGCCTCGGACCTGCCGGGCGCGGCGCTGGCCTCCGACGCCACGCTGGTCGCCCAGGGGCCGGACGGCGAGCGCGAGATTCCCGTCGAGGAGTTCTTCTACGGGATGTACGCCACGGACCTCGCGGAGGACGAGATCCTGAAACGCGTCGACGTCCCCGCCGCGGACGGCGCCGTGGGCGCCTACGCGAAGAAACCGAGTCCGTCCTCCGGGTACGCCATCATCGGCGTCTCAGTGCTGCTGGACGTCGACGACGGCACCGTCGAGAACGCCCGGGTCGGCGCGAACGGCGCGGTCGGCCAGGGCGTCCTGCTGCCGACGGTGGCCGACGCCATCGAGGGCGAGTCCATCGACGACGACAGCGCCGCCGACGCCGCGAGCCGCGCGACCGAGGACGTCGACGAGACGATGCTGATGGACGACCTGCAGGCCTCCGGGGAGTTCCGCGCCCAGCTTCTGGAGCTGTACACCGAGCGCGCGCTGCTCGACGCGGCCGCGGAGGCGTCGGCGCCCGCCGCGGCGGACTGA
- a CDS encoding ATP-binding protein: MLTVRDLRYTYPGAESPTLHGLDFAVDDGEVFGFLGPSGAGKSTTQRVLTGLLTDYEGSVRVFDTEVADWGGELYERVGVADESPNHYRKLTGRENLALFASLHDGATEDADELLSMVGLADAADRRVGAYSKGMGMRLNFVRALLHDPDIVFLDEPTSGIDPGNARVVKDAIAGLADDGKTVFLTTHDMTVADELCDRVAFLVDGRMPLVDAPESLKRQHGSRTLAVTVETDAGTRTDRFELDGLDADAAFQRLLADERVETMHTEEATLEDVFLEVTGEQLA; the protein is encoded by the coding sequence ATGCTAACCGTGCGCGACCTCCGGTACACGTACCCCGGCGCGGAGTCGCCGACGCTGCACGGCCTCGACTTCGCCGTCGACGACGGCGAGGTGTTCGGCTTCCTCGGACCGAGTGGCGCCGGGAAGAGCACCACACAGAGGGTGCTCACGGGGCTGTTGACCGACTACGAGGGGTCGGTCCGCGTGTTCGACACGGAGGTGGCGGACTGGGGCGGCGAGCTCTACGAGCGCGTCGGCGTCGCCGACGAGTCCCCCAACCACTACCGGAAACTCACCGGCCGCGAGAACCTCGCGCTGTTCGCGTCACTGCACGATGGGGCCACCGAGGACGCCGACGAACTGCTCTCAATGGTCGGCCTCGCGGACGCCGCCGATCGCCGCGTCGGCGCCTACTCGAAGGGGATGGGGATGCGCCTGAACTTCGTGCGCGCGCTCCTCCACGACCCCGACATCGTCTTCCTCGACGAACCGACCAGCGGCATCGACCCGGGGAACGCCCGCGTCGTGAAGGACGCCATCGCGGGCCTCGCCGACGACGGCAAGACCGTCTTCCTCACCACCCACGACATGACCGTCGCCGACGAGCTCTGCGACCGCGTCGCGTTTCTCGTGGACGGCCGGATGCCGCTCGTCGACGCGCCCGAATCGCTGAAGCGCCAGCACGGCTCCCGGACGCTCGCGGTCACCGTCGAGACGGACGCCGGCACGCGCACGGACCGCTTCGAACTCGACGGCCTGGACGCCGACGCGGCGTTCCAGCGCCTGCTCGCCGACGAGAGAGTCGAGACGATGCACACCGAGGAGGCGACCCTGGAGGACGTCTTCCTCGAAGTCACGGGGGAGCAACTGGCGTGA
- a CDS encoding ABC transporter, whose protein sequence is MTALSPGRFARSALAAMLAWDVCIQARYGFYAVYAVVTGFYLVVLDALPASLVDRALVLVVVTDTAVLGFYFIGALVLIEKREGVLDALLVTPLGLRGYLLSKAASLTLLATLASGVVVGFTHGTRVAVAPLLAGVALTASLFVLVGVAAVARFDTVNRYFFGAVLYGAVLYAPVAGFLGVFDTAAFALLPLEPALVLVNAAFQGAAPASLAYAVAYLLVGNVAAFLLARHQLQRHVVADAGAGTDDSPREPGRLSAWLNGRVGPIGGLALADARNWVRDPTLLLAASAPLALGALSRVGLPLANRQYLPGVALEPFYPVALAFLVGFPPYIYGFIVGFFVLEDREQGTLTALAVSPLTARGYLVYRGATAYALGVVGVVVAVAVFGLETLAPWTFVGVAAVAGLAGPVSTFLFAALASDSIEGLAINKLLATTVVVPALAILAVPTPLEYAAGLVPVYWPMKAAVLAATGGGAAAIVGLLAVGAAYLGACAVVLARRFAAA, encoded by the coding sequence GTGACCGCTCTCTCCCCGGGCCGGTTCGCCCGGAGCGCGCTCGCGGCGATGCTGGCCTGGGACGTCTGCATCCAGGCACGATACGGATTCTACGCCGTCTACGCCGTGGTCACGGGGTTCTACCTGGTCGTGCTCGACGCGCTGCCGGCGTCGCTGGTCGACCGGGCGCTCGTCCTCGTCGTCGTCACCGACACCGCCGTGCTCGGGTTCTACTTCATCGGCGCGCTCGTGCTCATCGAGAAGCGCGAGGGGGTTCTCGACGCGCTGCTCGTCACGCCGCTGGGTTTGCGCGGCTACCTGCTCTCGAAGGCCGCGTCGTTGACGCTGCTGGCGACGCTCGCGTCCGGCGTCGTCGTCGGGTTCACCCACGGGACCCGGGTCGCCGTCGCGCCGCTGCTCGCGGGCGTCGCGCTCACCGCCTCGCTGTTCGTGCTCGTCGGAGTGGCCGCCGTCGCGCGCTTCGACACGGTCAACCGCTACTTCTTCGGCGCGGTCCTCTACGGTGCCGTCCTCTACGCGCCCGTCGCGGGGTTTCTCGGCGTGTTTGACACCGCGGCGTTCGCCCTGCTGCCTCTGGAACCGGCGCTCGTCCTCGTGAATGCCGCGTTCCAGGGAGCGGCGCCGGCGTCCCTCGCTTACGCCGTCGCATATCTGCTCGTGGGGAACGTCGCCGCGTTCCTGCTGGCTCGCCACCAGTTGCAGCGTCACGTCGTCGCGGACGCCGGCGCCGGGACCGACGACTCGCCACGGGAGCCCGGACGGCTGTCCGCCTGGCTGAATGGCCGTGTCGGACCCATCGGCGGCCTCGCGCTCGCAGACGCGCGAAACTGGGTCCGCGACCCGACGCTCCTGCTCGCGGCGTCCGCCCCCCTCGCGCTCGGTGCGCTCTCGCGCGTCGGCCTCCCCCTCGCGAACCGCCAGTACCTCCCAGGCGTCGCGCTCGAACCGTTCTACCCGGTCGCGCTCGCGTTCCTCGTGGGGTTCCCCCCGTACATCTACGGGTTCATCGTCGGGTTCTTCGTCCTCGAAGACCGCGAGCAGGGGACGCTGACCGCGCTCGCCGTCTCCCCGCTGACCGCGCGCGGGTATCTGGTGTACCGCGGCGCGACAGCCTACGCGCTCGGCGTCGTCGGCGTCGTCGTCGCGGTGGCGGTGTTCGGCCTGGAGACGCTAGCGCCGTGGACGTTCGTCGGCGTCGCCGCCGTCGCCGGCCTCGCGGGCCCAGTCAGCACCTTCCTGTTCGCGGCGCTCGCGAGCGACTCGATCGAGGGACTCGCCATCAACAAACTCCTCGCGACGACGGTCGTGGTGCCGGCGCTCGCCATCCTCGCGGTCCCCACGCCACTGGAGTACGCCGCTGGCCTCGTCCCGGTGTACTGGCCGATGAAAGCCGCCGTCCTCGCTGCGACCGGCGGCGGCGCCGCTGCCATCGTGGGGTTGCTCGCAGTCGGCGCTGCGTACCTCGGCGCGTGCGCCGTCGTGCTCGCGCGGCGATTCGCGGCGGCGTAG